A portion of the Hyalangium minutum genome contains these proteins:
- a CDS encoding Mov34/MPN/PAD-1 family protein — translation MCPLWKPMPDLEFRSADARFGVHIPGATVRRLLHLCRSSWRKETGGILVGVYSAALDCARVSAASGSPVDSVRGPSWFQRGTRGLQRWLDRRWASRGAHYLGEWHFHPYAAPVPSDTDLQQLEIIASTADYRCPEPILLIVGGDPSGKWLVSAHVVPKSRDAVPLQRLKEPVEPEPR, via the coding sequence ATGTGTCCCCTGTGGAAGCCCATGCCCGATCTTGAATTTCGCTCTGCGGATGCCCGCTTCGGTGTGCATATCCCAGGGGCCACCGTCCGGCGGCTTCTCCACCTGTGCCGCTCTTCGTGGAGGAAAGAGACGGGAGGCATCCTCGTGGGGGTGTACTCCGCCGCGCTCGATTGTGCTCGGGTGAGTGCTGCGTCTGGCTCCCCCGTAGATTCGGTTCGCGGGCCAAGCTGGTTCCAGCGTGGCACGAGAGGTCTCCAGAGATGGCTCGATCGCCGCTGGGCCTCACGTGGTGCCCATTATCTGGGTGAGTGGCACTTCCACCCCTACGCTGCGCCGGTGCCGAGCGATACAGATCTTCAGCAACTCGAGATCATCGCAAGCACTGCGGATTATCGCTGCCCTGAACCCATCCTGCTTATTGTAGGAGGGGATCCTTCTGGGAAGTGGTTGGTCAGTGCCCACGTTGTCCCCAAGAGCCGGGACGCAGTCCCTCTTCAGAGGCTCAAGGAGCCGGTTGAGCCAGAGCCTCGCTGA
- a CDS encoding PilZ domain-containing protein: MLRSRSARSARSVSLLLGNRLPVHTADVSAGGFSVEAPFVFIPGSLLHGTFEVDGRELPFRGEVVWAQPAGESQSPSRMGVRFTQVPVEAHSLLAG, translated from the coding sequence ATGCTCCGTTCCCGCTCTGCCCGTAGCGCTCGCAGTGTCTCGCTCCTCCTCGGCAATCGGCTGCCGGTCCACACCGCGGATGTCTCCGCGGGTGGCTTCAGCGTGGAGGCTCCGTTCGTCTTCATCCCCGGCTCGCTGCTCCACGGCACCTTCGAAGTCGATGGCCGCGAGCTGCCCTTCCGGGGCGAGGTGGTCTGGGCCCAGCCCGCCGGTGAGTCCCAGTCCCCCAGCCGCATGGGCGTGCGCTTCACCCAGGTCCCCGTCGAGGCCCACAGCCTCCTCGCCGGGTAG
- a CDS encoding serine/threonine protein kinase, which produces MAPSPRKAPPTPFGDYLLLDRISIGGMAELWRAKMFGSEGGGRLVALKRILPFLSMDEEFIAMFLDEGRLGLQLLHTNIAQTFEMGQVNSEPFLSMEYVAGKSLGDIFEHHRKGGEPAPLPLVLHCIAEMCAGLDYAHRKKDGTGRDLNLVHRGLSPHDVLLSFNGEVKVIDFGIAKATGRVTQTQPGIIKGKFGYMSLEQIDGPAVDRRADVFVIGVCLYELLTGERLFPGDNPIDIIEKMRQMQVAPPSQFNADVPQVLDRIVFRALAPNVNERYAYASELGDDLRRFLAQYGERFTQEDLRKYLRTTFAQDVQREEQRLREYAQMTPPKDFDFS; this is translated from the coding sequence ATGGCGCCGTCCCCCCGGAAAGCTCCCCCCACTCCCTTTGGGGACTACCTCCTCCTCGATCGCATCAGCATTGGCGGCATGGCCGAGCTCTGGCGCGCCAAGATGTTCGGGAGCGAGGGCGGCGGGCGGCTCGTGGCGCTCAAGCGGATCCTCCCGTTCCTGTCGATGGACGAAGAGTTCATCGCGATGTTCCTGGACGAGGGGCGGCTGGGGCTCCAGCTGCTCCACACCAACATCGCGCAGACCTTCGAGATGGGACAGGTCAACTCCGAGCCCTTCCTCTCCATGGAGTACGTGGCCGGCAAGTCGCTGGGAGACATCTTCGAGCACCACCGCAAGGGGGGCGAGCCCGCGCCCCTGCCCCTGGTGCTCCACTGCATCGCGGAGATGTGCGCGGGCCTGGACTACGCGCACCGGAAGAAGGACGGCACGGGGAGAGACTTGAACCTCGTCCACCGAGGCCTCTCCCCCCACGACGTGCTGCTCTCCTTCAACGGTGAGGTGAAGGTGATCGACTTCGGGATCGCCAAGGCCACGGGCCGGGTGACGCAGACGCAGCCCGGCATCATCAAAGGCAAGTTCGGCTACATGAGCCTGGAGCAGATCGACGGCCCGGCGGTGGATCGGCGCGCGGACGTATTCGTGATCGGCGTGTGCCTCTACGAGCTGCTCACGGGCGAGCGGCTCTTCCCGGGGGATAACCCGATCGACATCATCGAGAAGATGCGCCAGATGCAGGTGGCGCCGCCGTCCCAGTTCAACGCCGACGTGCCCCAGGTGCTGGATCGGATCGTCTTCCGCGCGCTGGCGCCCAACGTGAACGAGCGCTACGCGTACGCGAGCGAGCTGGGCGACGATCTGCGGCGCTTCCTGGCCCAGTATGGCGAGCGCTTCACGCAGGAGGATCTGCGGAAGTACCTGCGCACCACCTTCGCGCAGGATGTCCAGAGAGAGGAGCAGCGGCTGCGGGAGTACGCGCAGATGACGCCGCCCAAGGACTTCGACTTCTCCTGA
- a CDS encoding SMODS domain-containing nucleotidyltransferase, which yields MTLPLPTYFADFLQDIRPTKAQRAEMIDGYSRLKERLQSDAQLKTGFVSMFLQGSYKRRTAVRPKDGKKADVDLIVVTRMKESEFTPAEAMACFRPFLEKYYHDKYRQQGRSFGIVMSTVEMDLVITAAPVEAEAGVYSAFAKSEDVLQIEEDESQPIVKTDSNGNPQWKSEPLRIPDRDLGAWQDTHPLVQLSWTSQKNARCSGHFVNVVKALKWWRLVHAGALPDRPKSYPLEHLIGDCCPDGISSVAEGVVRTLERFTQSYALHAANTHAPYAPDRGVDQNVMARISGDDFAKFHAQVAAAAKKARQAFEAPDAQTAAPLWRELFGDKFPRAPEPGRGSPPQGNFTPHQGGPGMVGSGRFA from the coding sequence ATGACACTTCCCCTTCCCACCTACTTCGCTGATTTCCTCCAAGACATCCGTCCGACCAAAGCCCAGCGTGCCGAGATGATTGATGGGTACTCCAGGCTGAAGGAGCGCCTGCAGTCGGACGCGCAGCTCAAGACAGGCTTCGTGAGCATGTTCCTCCAGGGCAGCTACAAGCGCCGCACAGCGGTCCGGCCCAAGGACGGCAAGAAGGCGGATGTCGACCTCATCGTTGTGACCCGCATGAAGGAGTCCGAGTTCACGCCCGCTGAGGCCATGGCTTGCTTCAGGCCCTTTCTCGAGAAGTACTACCACGACAAGTACCGGCAGCAGGGCCGCTCTTTCGGCATCGTGATGTCCACCGTGGAGATGGACCTCGTCATTACTGCCGCGCCGGTGGAAGCCGAGGCTGGTGTCTACAGCGCGTTCGCCAAGAGCGAGGACGTCCTCCAGATCGAAGAGGACGAGTCGCAGCCGATCGTCAAGACAGACTCGAACGGCAACCCTCAGTGGAAGTCGGAGCCGCTACGGATTCCGGACCGGGATTTGGGCGCGTGGCAGGACACCCACCCGCTGGTACAGCTGAGCTGGACGAGCCAAAAGAACGCCCGGTGCTCGGGGCACTTCGTCAACGTCGTGAAGGCCCTCAAGTGGTGGCGGCTTGTTCACGCGGGCGCACTGCCTGACCGGCCCAAGAGCTATCCACTGGAGCACCTCATCGGCGATTGCTGCCCGGACGGAATCTCGTCCGTGGCCGAGGGTGTGGTCCGGACTTTGGAGCGGTTCACTCAGAGCTACGCATTGCATGCCGCCAATACGCACGCTCCCTACGCACCAGACCGGGGTGTGGATCAGAACGTCATGGCACGTATCAGCGGTGACGACTTCGCGAAGTTCCATGCGCAGGTGGCCGCTGCCGCGAAAAAGGCACGCCAAGCCTTCGAGGCACCCGATGCGCAGACGGCGGCGCCGCTATGGCGAGAGCTCTTTGGCGACAAGTTCCCACGAGCCCCGGAGCCCGGGCGCGGCTCACCCCCACAAGGAAACTTCACACCGCACCAGGGAGGGCCGGGAATGGTGGGCAGCGGTAGGTTCGCGTGA
- a CDS encoding DHH family phosphoesterase — protein sequence MLLGLTGDPGWPAPAEALAKARRFLEAQKDRHVLVAPHTDVDGLSSGVLALRALRTLGARTTSRLPGKGEHAHSPAFQERMAKVGAEALVVLDMGSRSAPILPGVPTLVVDHHPSTEYPEGALVLTSYGHEPIAPTSLLTYSLVSPLVIPGPLEWLAVLGTVADLGVDAPLPSLKDALRRAGRKAVTEAVALLNAARRSSHFAASLGLEVLMRAGSAADINEGRVPGVDALRDCRLEVQREVTRCAKTPPRFSGNVALLLFSSGAQVHPLVAVRWAQRLPEHIVIAANAGYLPGRVNFAVRSREPRDLIAFLRGLELPFEGEYARGHAQATGGSLSAREFLQFTEALGFRGLQANDVERRGVAPG from the coding sequence ATGCTGCTGGGACTGACAGGGGATCCAGGGTGGCCCGCGCCCGCCGAAGCGCTGGCGAAAGCGCGTCGCTTCCTGGAGGCACAGAAGGACCGTCATGTCCTCGTGGCGCCTCATACCGACGTGGATGGGCTCTCCTCGGGAGTCTTGGCGCTGCGGGCACTGCGGACGCTCGGGGCGCGGACCACCTCGCGGCTCCCGGGCAAGGGTGAGCACGCTCACTCGCCTGCCTTCCAAGAGCGCATGGCCAAAGTGGGCGCCGAGGCGCTCGTGGTGCTCGACATGGGGAGCCGCTCCGCCCCCATCCTTCCGGGCGTGCCCACGCTCGTCGTGGACCACCACCCGTCCACGGAGTACCCGGAGGGAGCGCTGGTGCTCACCAGCTACGGCCATGAGCCCATCGCCCCCACGAGCCTGTTGACCTATTCGCTCGTCTCGCCCCTGGTCATCCCTGGCCCACTGGAGTGGCTGGCTGTGCTCGGCACCGTGGCGGATCTCGGGGTGGATGCTCCCCTGCCCTCGCTCAAGGACGCGCTGCGACGCGCGGGGCGTAAGGCCGTGACGGAAGCCGTGGCCTTGCTCAATGCCGCGCGACGCTCGTCCCACTTCGCCGCGTCCCTGGGGCTCGAGGTGCTGATGCGCGCGGGCAGCGCCGCGGACATCAACGAGGGCCGAGTGCCCGGCGTGGACGCGCTTCGTGACTGCCGTCTGGAGGTCCAGCGCGAGGTGACCCGCTGTGCGAAGACCCCTCCCCGCTTCTCTGGGAACGTGGCGCTGCTGCTGTTCAGCTCCGGCGCCCAGGTCCACCCGCTGGTGGCGGTGCGCTGGGCCCAGCGGCTGCCCGAGCACATCGTCATCGCCGCCAACGCGGGCTATCTCCCCGGCCGGGTGAACTTCGCCGTGCGCAGCCGCGAGCCGAGGGATCTCATCGCCTTCTTGCGCGGGCTGGAGCTGCCCTTCGAGGGCGAGTACGCCCGGGGCCATGCCCAGGCCACCGGAGGCAGCCTCTCCGCCCGGGAGTTCCTCCAGTTCACCGAGGCGCTCGGCTTCCGAGGGCTCCAGGCGAACGACGTGGAGCGCCGGGGCGTCGCGCCAGGCTGA
- a CDS encoding vWA domain-containing protein, which yields MSQSLRRLSRWGSTFLAMSLIPGCATKSPQEASAVQKERADIAQQVAPQQPRARAEALPLVAPAEKVAKAQPPAEPEASEEDVEGEVVGSVEGMVMGGVLGAQVSSESSRAYAPPPPPPPTSMAYRAKPGKKAMMQPGSMAPSPKPSTPPVTEVEDGVTTQHGNTFEAYAANPFTTTKEDALSTFAVDVDTASYSLARRYLKQGSLPPPEAVRVEEFVNYFKYRYAPPEKGAFTVHIEGAPSPFGEGRHFLRVGVQGKIVSRSQRKAAHLVFLVDTSGSMQSEDKLPLVKEAMKIAVKNLNENDTVAIVTYAGSTQDVLPPTPATDQKRIYAAIDSLQSGGGTAMGTGMEMAYRHAVRKVGGNVVSRVIVLTDGDTNIGPNLSADSMLTSIKNYVAEGVTLTTVGFGMGNYRDDMMEKLADKGNGNSFYVDSFAEAKKVFETQLTGTIEVIAKDVKLQVEFNPASVRRYRLVGYENRNVADRDFRNDKVDAGEIGAGHNVTALYEVELTGEQAPLATVRIRAKAPNGTEAAEQAFPFERSMLRSSVEEASSDFRFALAVASTADILRHSPASKDWSLATARKLGEGASDGTAERTEFLKLVTQAQALMGASAARR from the coding sequence ATGTCTCAGTCGCTGCGCCGCCTGTCCCGCTGGGGAAGCACCTTCCTCGCCATGAGCCTCATCCCCGGGTGCGCCACCAAGAGCCCCCAGGAGGCCTCCGCTGTCCAGAAGGAGCGCGCCGACATTGCGCAGCAGGTCGCGCCCCAGCAGCCCCGCGCGCGGGCTGAGGCTCTGCCTCTCGTCGCGCCGGCCGAAAAGGTGGCCAAGGCGCAGCCCCCTGCGGAGCCCGAGGCCTCCGAGGAGGATGTCGAAGGCGAAGTGGTCGGAAGTGTCGAGGGAATGGTCATGGGCGGGGTGCTGGGAGCCCAAGTCTCGTCCGAATCCTCTCGGGCGTATGCCCCTCCGCCTCCGCCTCCGCCTACCAGCATGGCCTACCGGGCCAAGCCGGGGAAGAAGGCGATGATGCAGCCGGGGAGCATGGCGCCGAGCCCCAAGCCCAGCACTCCCCCCGTCACCGAGGTCGAGGACGGCGTCACCACCCAGCACGGCAACACCTTCGAGGCCTACGCGGCCAACCCCTTCACCACCACGAAGGAGGACGCGCTCTCCACCTTCGCGGTGGACGTGGACACCGCCTCGTACTCGCTGGCGCGCCGCTACCTGAAGCAAGGCTCCCTGCCCCCGCCCGAGGCCGTGCGCGTCGAGGAGTTCGTCAACTACTTCAAGTACCGCTACGCCCCGCCGGAGAAGGGCGCCTTCACGGTGCACATCGAGGGTGCGCCCTCCCCGTTCGGCGAGGGCCGGCACTTCCTGCGCGTGGGCGTGCAGGGCAAGATCGTCTCGCGCTCGCAGCGCAAGGCGGCGCACCTCGTGTTCCTGGTGGACACCAGCGGCTCCATGCAGTCCGAGGACAAGCTGCCGCTCGTCAAGGAGGCGATGAAGATCGCCGTCAAGAACCTCAACGAGAACGACACGGTGGCCATCGTCACCTACGCGGGCTCCACGCAGGACGTGCTGCCTCCCACGCCCGCCACGGACCAGAAGCGCATCTACGCGGCGATCGACTCGCTCCAGTCCGGCGGTGGCACGGCCATGGGCACGGGCATGGAGATGGCGTACCGCCACGCCGTGAGGAAGGTGGGCGGCAACGTGGTCTCCCGCGTGATCGTCCTCACGGACGGTGACACCAACATCGGGCCCAACCTCTCCGCGGACTCCATGCTGACGAGCATCAAGAACTACGTGGCCGAGGGCGTCACGTTGACGACGGTGGGCTTCGGCATGGGCAACTACCGCGACGACATGATGGAGAAGCTGGCGGACAAGGGGAACGGCAACAGCTTCTACGTGGACAGCTTCGCGGAGGCGAAGAAGGTCTTCGAGACGCAGCTCACGGGCACGATCGAGGTGATCGCCAAGGACGTGAAGCTCCAGGTGGAGTTCAACCCGGCCTCCGTGCGCCGCTACCGGCTGGTGGGCTACGAGAACCGCAACGTGGCGGATCGGGACTTCCGCAACGACAAGGTGGACGCGGGAGAGATCGGCGCGGGCCACAACGTCACGGCGCTGTACGAGGTGGAGCTGACCGGCGAGCAGGCCCCGCTGGCCACGGTGCGCATCCGCGCCAAGGCGCCCAACGGCACCGAGGCCGCCGAGCAGGCCTTCCCCTTCGAGCGGAGCATGCTGCGCTCCTCGGTGGAGGAGGCCTCCTCGGACTTCCGGTTCGCGCTGGCGGTGGCGTCCACGGCGGACATCCTGCGGCACAGCCCGGCTTCGAAGGACTGGAGCCTGGCCACCGCGCGCAAGCTCGGCGAGGGCGCCTCCGATGGCACCGCCGAGCGCACCGAGTTCCTGAAGCTGGTGACGCAGGCCCAGGCACTCATGGGCGCCTCGGCCGCGCGCCGTTAG
- a CDS encoding DUF3105 domain-containing protein: MLRLSLVLPLLSVSLLACSSESDDCERFDFPLAPQVSANHTPTCASACGNGLSPPNAGPHCSSTLACQTYDIEQPTCVWLHNLEHGHGVFLYNCPEGCPDEVAKLEQARNEARAGSNGVRRALVAPASGLPNRVAALLWRRTYLADTADPEALRCLLKLQDQDAPEPGLSCAQ; encoded by the coding sequence ATGCTCCGGCTCTCCCTCGTACTCCCACTCCTGTCGGTCTCGCTTCTGGCTTGCTCCTCCGAGTCCGATGATTGTGAGCGCTTCGACTTCCCCCTGGCCCCGCAGGTCTCGGCGAATCACACCCCCACCTGCGCGAGTGCTTGTGGCAACGGGCTGAGCCCTCCGAACGCGGGCCCCCACTGCAGCTCCACCCTCGCCTGCCAGACCTATGACATCGAGCAGCCGACGTGCGTCTGGCTGCACAACCTGGAGCACGGCCACGGGGTCTTCCTCTACAACTGTCCCGAGGGTTGCCCGGACGAGGTCGCCAAGCTCGAGCAGGCCCGGAACGAGGCGCGCGCTGGCTCTAATGGTGTCCGGCGGGCGCTGGTGGCTCCGGCCTCGGGTCTGCCCAACCGGGTCGCCGCGCTCCTGTGGCGCCGCACGTACCTGGCGGACACAGCGGATCCCGAGGCCCTCCGCTGCCTGCTCAAGCTCCAGGATCAGGACGCCCCCGAGCCGGGCCTCAGCTGCGCGCAATAA
- a CDS encoding HesA/MoeB/ThiF family protein, with product MVTVPGNPRLCVVDAFSSLDGRRLVSLDWGDLFRSRSRRRRFRVPWMRCDSLPVLSPYAPPTCWPELEEALRSRGLELRKELQGFSSKLRDGERHLCLIGFPIPEKIDGPNVRMHWWALRLPIFAHGDLAPRGYRRNEQGYWLYDQVNLFEKARPIHWLRTENWAPEDLRSRGALPEPLRSSWVLLLGAGALGSAMAELLVRGGVSRLVILDGETLEAGNLVRHTLDVTDVRYSKAEALAHHLRTLNPDLQVHAFRKQLDDQMARSTWLVSRCDTILDCTASDEVLETLHRFAWEASRLFFSTSFGVRARRLLCFSATGTSFPFEEFWKQAGSWIRLEHDELKRTNLPREGLGCWHPVFPARADDVALAAAIAVKSLVQAATARPAARLDVYERDEHNDFFRGVNHVSPVEAHARS from the coding sequence TTGGTCACGGTTCCTGGAAACCCGCGGCTGTGTGTTGTCGATGCGTTCTCCTCGCTCGACGGCCGGCGGCTGGTCTCGCTCGACTGGGGAGACCTGTTCCGCTCAAGGTCTCGACGACGACGCTTCCGTGTACCGTGGATGCGGTGTGACTCGCTCCCAGTTTTGTCCCCCTATGCCCCTCCCACGTGCTGGCCCGAGCTGGAGGAGGCGCTTCGGTCCCGGGGACTGGAGCTCCGAAAGGAGCTTCAGGGTTTTTCCTCGAAGCTCCGGGATGGCGAGCGCCACCTGTGCCTCATCGGCTTTCCGATTCCGGAGAAGATCGATGGGCCGAACGTGCGCATGCATTGGTGGGCGCTTCGGCTGCCAATCTTCGCCCATGGCGACCTGGCTCCGCGCGGCTACCGCCGTAACGAGCAGGGGTATTGGCTCTACGATCAGGTCAATCTGTTCGAGAAAGCACGTCCGATTCACTGGCTCCGCACTGAAAACTGGGCGCCCGAAGATTTGCGGAGCCGTGGAGCGCTGCCGGAGCCGCTGCGAAGCTCATGGGTGTTGTTGCTTGGCGCAGGGGCTCTGGGCTCCGCCATGGCGGAATTGCTCGTCCGTGGCGGCGTCTCCCGCCTAGTCATTCTGGATGGAGAAACTCTCGAAGCCGGGAATCTCGTCCGCCACACACTCGACGTAACGGATGTCCGGTATTCCAAGGCCGAGGCGCTCGCGCATCATCTGCGCACCCTCAATCCGGACCTGCAGGTCCATGCCTTTCGGAAACAGTTAGACGATCAAATGGCTCGAAGCACTTGGCTCGTATCTCGTTGCGACACGATCCTGGACTGTACCGCCTCGGACGAGGTCCTTGAGACGCTGCACCGGTTTGCCTGGGAAGCGTCCCGCCTGTTCTTCTCCACTTCCTTTGGTGTGAGGGCCCGGCGTCTCTTGTGCTTCAGCGCTACGGGCACCTCTTTTCCGTTCGAGGAGTTCTGGAAGCAGGCCGGGTCGTGGATCCGCCTGGAGCACGACGAGCTCAAGCGCACCAATCTTCCCAGGGAGGGACTCGGTTGCTGGCATCCCGTCTTTCCTGCTCGGGCGGATGACGTGGCGTTGGCCGCTGCTATCGCAGTGAAGTCGCTGGTGCAGGCGGCAACGGCGCGCCCTGCCGCGCGTCTTGATGTCTATGAGCGTGATGAACACAACGACTTCTTCCGCGGAGTGAACCATGTGTCCCCTGTGGAAGCCCATGCCCGATCTTGA